Proteins co-encoded in one Papaver somniferum cultivar HN1 chromosome 5, ASM357369v1, whole genome shotgun sequence genomic window:
- the LOC113280724 gene encoding zinc finger MYM-type protein 1-like: MGSSNSVHFTSVEAGENLKNPRQHISTIIHTQSIEIIRRNKLRFTILVQCALWLAFQQCPFRGHDESKNSKNRGNFLEMVRFSATLNDKVKEVVLENAPKNSTYTSPAIQKEILNTVSNEIRDKIREEIGDRKYCILVDESKDASDKEKMVLVLRYVDSDEYVQERFFYIQRVKNTCAVTLKKGITDILNRYNLPIENMRGQGYDGANNMRGRVNGLKALFLKDCKYAYYVHCFAHRLQLALVHTAEKNGRLWDFFSMLNNIVNLVTAFSLRLGSFQDAQEDDINQRLANGDLETGRGANQIGTLPRATDTRWISHYGSVCSLIDKFDAAYTTMKILVQVILTRHVG, from the coding sequence ATCCACGACAACATATTTCCACTATTATCCATACGCAGTCGATAGAGATTATACGGAGAAACAAGTTAAGATTCACAATATTGGTTCAATGTGCCCTGTGGTTAGCTTTTCAGCAATGTCCTTTTAGAGGACACGATGAGTCGAAAAATTCAAAGAACCGTGGTAATTTTCTTGAGATGGTTAGATTTTCCGCCACACTCAATGACAAGGTGAAAGAGGTTGTCCTAGAAAATGCTCCCAAAAATTCTACTTATACGTCGCCTGCTATTCAAAAAGAGATTTTGAATACTGTTTCTAACGAAATCAGAGACAAGATTCGTGAAGAAATTGGAGATAGGAAATATTGCATACTTGTGGATGAATCTAAAGATGCTTCAGATAAAGAGAAGATGGTGCTAGTTTTGAGGTATGTGGATAGTGATGAGTATGTTCAAGAACGTTTTTTCTATATTCAACGTGTGAAAAACACTTGTGCCGTAACTCTCAAAAAAGGTATAACTGATATTCTTAATCGTTATAATCTTCCCATTGAAAACATGCGAGGACAAGGTTATGATGGTGCTAACAATATGCGAGGTCGAGTGAATGGATTAAAAGCTTTGTTTCTTAAAGATTGTAAatatgcatactatgttcattgTTTTGCACATAGGCTACAGTTAGCTCTTGTTCACACAGCTGAAAAAAACGGTAGACTTTGGGACTTCTTTTCAATGTTAAATAATATTGTTAATCTTGTCACTGCTTTTTCACTGCGTTTAGGATCTTTCCAAGATGCTCAAGAAGATGATATTAACCAAAGGTTGGCTAATGGTGATCTTGAGACAGGTAGAGGGGCTAATCAAATAGGTACGTTGCCACGAGCTACTGATACTCGCTGGATTTCTCATTATGGTTCTGTATGcagtttgattgataagtttgaTGCAGCTTATACAACTATGAAGATATTAGTACAAGTGATCCTAACGAGACATGTGGGGTAG
- the LOC113280725 gene encoding uncharacterized protein LOC113280725, whose translation MGYTEILCQGLQKKTQDIVNVVALVSNTKLLLHKLRSDEDGYRLFIETVCLFFIEHGIDIPDMTAPYMQGTGRSCQQRDNITVDHHYHHDIFNDAIDLQIADLVGRFPEDTVELLVLCSCLDPRESFKAFHAENLCTLAEKFYPLDFSRQEVHTLRNELYHYGQDVVKHADFKNLSTVAELCRRLVETRKADVYPLVDRMIRLILTLPVSTASAERYFSTMSNVKSALRNKMDANFLRDCMMINIESILARKISIDRIIDLFIARKDQKVKLKEWMMI comes from the coding sequence ATGGGATACACTGAAATACTATGTCAAGGACTTCAAAAGAAAACACAAGACATAGTCAATGTCGTGGCTTTAGTTTCGAACACTAAGCTTTTACTTCATAAATTAAGATCAGATGAAGATGGTTATCGACTTTTTATCGAAACAGTGTGCCTATTTTTCATTGAACATGGTATCGACATCCCTGATATGACTGCACCTTATATGCAAGGTACGGGTCGTTCCTGCCAGCAGCGTGATAACATTACTGTAGATCATCATTATCACCATGATATTTTTAATGATGCAATTGATCTTCAGATCGCGGACTTAGTTGGAAGGTTTCCTGAGGATACAGTGGAGTTACTTGTTCTTTGTTCATGTTTGGATCCTCGAGAATCTTTCAAAGCATTCCATGCAGAAAATCTTTGTACTCTAGCTGAAAAGTTTTATCCTCTCGATTTCAGTCGACAAGAGGTACATACTTTGAGAAATGAATTATACCACTATGGGCAAGATGTAGTCAAGCATGCTGATTTTAAGAACTTATCAACTGTTGCTGAATTATGTAGACGTCTAGTGGAAACAAGAAAGGCAGATGTTTATCCTTTAGTTGATAGGATGATTCGTCTTATATTAACTCTTCCTGTTTCTACAGCAAGTGCGGAACGGTATTTTTCAACAATGTCAAATGTTAAATCAGCTCTCCGCAACAAAATGGATGCAAACTTTCTTAGAGATTGCATGATGATAAACATTGAAAGTATCCTTGCACGAAAAATCAGTATTGATCGGATAATTGATTTGTTTATTGCTCGAAAAGATCAAAAAGTAAAACTAAAGGAATGGATGATGATCTAA